The Selenomonas sp. AB3002 genome contains a region encoding:
- a CDS encoding helix-turn-helix domain-containing protein — translation METSNINTRIEVLRKSLRYNQATFGEKIGLGGGAIGKMERGGTVTDQNIKLICEKFNVRRAWLVDGEGDMYDSPENSLFANFAKEFNLNQAEQNLARFFLTLPAEERRQMLKYVTMLADAIQGKEAPPPGSDIEAEVEAYRKELQDIHAAGAQGKQPPSEDTAPKRA, via the coding sequence ATGGAAACGTCAAATATCAACACTCGTATAGAGGTTTTACGCAAGTCACTAAGGTATAACCAGGCAACTTTTGGCGAAAAAATCGGCCTTGGTGGCGGTGCCATAGGCAAGATGGAGCGCGGGGGCACCGTCACCGACCAAAACATCAAGCTGATCTGCGAAAAGTTCAACGTGCGCCGCGCATGGCTGGTGGACGGTGAGGGGGATATGTACGATTCCCCGGAAAACTCCCTGTTCGCCAACTTCGCCAAAGAGTTCAATCTGAATCAGGCAGAGCAAAACCTTGCCCGCTTCTTCCTCACCCTGCCAGCAGAGGAACGGCGGCAGATGCTCAAATATGTCACCATGCTGGCCGATGCCATCCAGGGGAAGGAAGCCCCGCCCCCAGGCAGCGACATTGAAGCAGAGGTGGAGGCCTACCGCAAGGAGCTGCAGGATATCCACGCCGCTGGCGCTCAAGGCAAGCAGCCCCCCTCAGAAGATACCGCGCCCAAAAGGGCATAA
- a CDS encoding tyrosine-type recombinase/integrase: MRLPNSSGSVTKLPGKRRKPYAVRVTAGWTDDGRQIQKYLGYYAKRTEAIAALMAYNENPYDLDSHKVTFAELYERWGENKYSGDIPNCYKAAYKRVPHLHKMAFVDIRKRHIQGEVDACELGYSTKKNIKTLCNKLCNFAIDLELVTANVATTVELPPSEDSDMHNPFTDAELALLWQHTDDEGARFALILSYTGLRPTELLKIKVADVHLDERYMMGGLKTPAGKNRAIPIAEKIFPFIAEMYSPDNEYLVIDSRDGKPMKTYDRLRDHIWERSPIIMGLPTEHLPGDGRHTCASLLDNAKVDLKTMQLILGHRSANITHRVYTHKTIQQLVEAINLI; the protein is encoded by the coding sequence ATGAGATTGCCAAATTCTTCCGGGAGCGTCACCAAATTGCCCGGCAAAAGGCGCAAGCCTTACGCTGTCCGGGTCACAGCCGGCTGGACAGATGATGGCAGGCAGATACAAAAGTACCTGGGATATTACGCCAAACGTACTGAGGCCATTGCGGCCCTTATGGCGTACAACGAAAATCCTTATGATCTGGACAGCCACAAGGTCACTTTTGCCGAACTATATGAGCGCTGGGGAGAGAATAAGTATTCCGGGGATATTCCAAACTGCTACAAGGCCGCCTATAAGCGTGTCCCCCATCTTCATAAAATGGCCTTTGTGGATATCCGCAAGCGCCACATTCAGGGAGAGGTGGATGCGTGTGAGTTGGGGTATTCCACAAAGAAGAATATCAAGACGTTATGCAACAAACTCTGCAACTTCGCCATTGATTTGGAGCTGGTGACAGCCAATGTGGCCACCACCGTGGAGCTGCCGCCCTCTGAGGATAGCGACATGCACAATCCTTTCACTGATGCAGAACTGGCCCTACTCTGGCAGCACACTGATGATGAAGGTGCCAGGTTCGCGCTCATCCTGTCCTATACCGGCCTGCGCCCCACTGAGCTATTGAAAATCAAGGTAGCAGACGTACACCTGGACGAAAGGTATATGATGGGTGGCCTGAAAACCCCCGCCGGCAAAAACCGGGCCATTCCCATAGCAGAGAAGATATTCCCCTTCATTGCCGAAATGTATAGTCCTGATAACGAATACCTGGTCATTGATAGCCGTGACGGAAAGCCAATGAAAACCTATGACAGGCTCCGTGACCATATCTGGGAGAGGTCTCCCATCATAATGGGCCTGCCCACTGAACACTTGCCTGGTGATGGCCGTCACACTTGCGCTTCCCTGCTGGATAACGCAAAGGTTGACTTGAAAACCATGCAGTTAATTCTCGGCCACCGCTCCGCCAATATTACCCATCGTGTCTATACCCATAAGACAATCCAGCAGCTGGTTGAAGCTATAAACCTAATCTGA
- the rpsI gene encoding 30S ribosomal protein S9, whose amino-acid sequence MAQVSYYGTGRRKSSVARVRLVPGEGKVTINGRTMEEYFGLKTLELIVRQPLNLTETVDKYDVIANVAGGGVSGQAGAIRHGITRALMEMDAELRPALKKAGFVTRDPREKERRKYGLKKARKASQFSKR is encoded by the coding sequence ATGGCACAAGTAAGCTACTACGGCACCGGCCGCAGGAAATCCTCTGTTGCCCGTGTTCGTCTGGTTCCAGGCGAGGGCAAGGTTACGATCAACGGTCGTACCATGGAAGAGTATTTCGGTCTCAAGACTCTCGAACTCATCGTTCGTCAGCCTCTGAACCTCACTGAGACTGTTGACAAGTATGACGTCATCGCCAACGTTGCTGGCGGCGGCGTGTCCGGCCAGGCAGGCGCCATCCGCCACGGTATCACCCGTGCGCTCATGGAGATGGATGCTGAGCTCCGTCCGGCTCTGAAGAAGGCTGGCTTCGTCACTCGCGATCCCCGCGAGAAGGAGCGTCGCAAGTACGGCCTCAAGAAAGCCCGCAAGGCTTCCCAGTTCTCCAAGCGCTGA
- the rplM gene encoding 50S ribosomal protein L13, translating to MKTTFMANASNIERKWYVVDAEGQTVGRLAAEVAKVLRGKNKPTFTPHVDTGDYVIVINAEKVKFTGKKLINKTYFRHSGYQGGTTFTQAGHMLERFPERVLEHAIKGMLPHNRLGAQMYRKLSVYAGSEHPHAAQKPEKLELNIR from the coding sequence ATGAAGACAACGTTTATGGCAAACGCATCCAATATCGAGCGTAAATGGTATGTTGTAGACGCTGAAGGCCAGACTGTCGGCCGCCTCGCAGCCGAAGTCGCAAAAGTTCTTCGCGGTAAAAATAAACCGACTTTTACTCCGCATGTTGATACGGGTGATTATGTCATCGTCATCAATGCAGAGAAAGTTAAGTTCACTGGAAAGAAGCTCATCAACAAGACTTATTTCCGTCATTCCGGCTACCAGGGCGGCACTACCTTCACCCAGGCAGGCCACATGCTGGAGCGTTTCCCGGAGCGCGTTCTGGAGCACGCCATCAAGGGCATGCTGCCGCACAACCGCCTCGGCGCTCAGATGTACCGCAAGCTCAGCGTTTACGCTGGCAGCGAGCATCCGCATGCAGCTCAGAAGCCCGAGAAGCTCGAGCTTAACATTCGCTAA
- the hslO gene encoding Hsp33 family molecular chaperone HslO: MKDHLVKATAEGVRIYAAVTTKLVNEAISRHDCYPVAAAALGRTMTGALLMAANLKNEEAITIKFNGGGPLGTVTADATPEGYVRGCVGEPHVNLPLNSLGKIDVGGGVGTNGLVTVTRFTGLKEPVSGSCELTDGEIADDLMNYLYVSEQTPSSVGLGVLVDKEFKCIGAGGFIIQPLPGASDEVIDKLESNLRKVNSVSRMVERGLDAKGIIEELLEGFEVSCLSTTDLAFRCHCSKERIGGVLASLDKKDIDSLIQDGQAEVVCHFCGEKYQFDREELQAIKNFSGKQKNS; this comes from the coding sequence ATGAAAGACCATTTAGTAAAAGCTACCGCCGAGGGCGTACGCATCTATGCGGCGGTGACCACGAAGCTCGTGAATGAGGCCATTTCCCGCCATGACTGCTATCCCGTGGCAGCAGCGGCGCTGGGGCGCACCATGACCGGGGCGCTGCTCATGGCGGCCAATCTCAAGAATGAGGAAGCCATTACTATCAAGTTCAACGGCGGCGGTCCTCTGGGCACTGTGACCGCCGATGCTACCCCTGAGGGCTATGTGCGCGGCTGCGTGGGGGAGCCCCATGTGAACCTTCCTTTGAACAGCCTGGGCAAGATTGATGTGGGGGGCGGTGTAGGCACAAACGGCCTCGTAACCGTCACCCGTTTCACGGGTCTCAAGGAGCCTGTCTCCGGCAGCTGCGAGCTGACGGACGGGGAGATAGCCGATGACCTTATGAATTACCTCTATGTGTCTGAGCAGACTCCTTCCTCCGTGGGATTGGGAGTGCTGGTGGACAAGGAATTCAAGTGCATCGGTGCCGGCGGCTTCATCATCCAGCCCCTGCCCGGGGCCTCTGATGAGGTTATTGATAAGCTGGAATCGAATCTCAGGAAAGTCAACTCCGTTTCCAGGATGGTGGAGCGGGGACTTGATGCCAAGGGCATCATTGAGGAACTGCTGGAAGGCTTTGAGGTGAGCTGCCTGTCCACCACGGACCTGGCCTTCCGCTGCCACTGCTCCAAGGAGCGCATCGGCGGCGTGCTGGCCAGCCTTGACAAGAAGGATATTGACAGCCTTATCCAGGATGGCCAGGCAGAGGTTGTCTGTCATTTCTGCGGTGAGAAATATCAGTTCGATAGAGAAGAGCTGCAGGCTATAAAAAACTTTTCAGGAAAACAAAAAAACTCTTGA
- the yfcE gene encoding phosphodiesterase produces the protein MKIGIISDTHGHEGAWAKAFDKHFHDADMILHAGDVLYHGPRNPMKEDYNPAGLVQRINECPVPVIIAKGNCDSSVDASCLELPVQAPYAYVVQEGRRIIVTHGDSVMSNEEKDKMASHLKADVFISGHVHITVLEKRGNTIFLNPGSAALSKREDGRQTAAVMDDEGIRIYDLDTDEVLQELKF, from the coding sequence ATGAAAATAGGCATTATTAGCGATACCCACGGCCATGAAGGGGCCTGGGCCAAGGCTTTTGACAAGCATTTCCATGATGCGGATATGATTCTCCATGCCGGGGATGTGCTCTATCATGGCCCCCGCAATCCCATGAAGGAGGATTACAATCCCGCAGGCCTGGTGCAGCGTATCAATGAGTGCCCTGTGCCGGTGATCATCGCCAAGGGCAACTGCGATTCCTCTGTGGATGCCAGCTGCCTGGAGCTGCCGGTGCAGGCTCCCTACGCCTATGTGGTGCAGGAGGGACGCCGCATCATCGTCACCCATGGGGACAGCGTCATGTCCAATGAGGAAAAGGACAAGATGGCATCTCACCTGAAGGCCGATGTCTTCATCAGCGGTCATGTGCATATTACGGTGCTGGAGAAGCGCGGCAATACCATTTTCCTCAACCCCGGTTCTGCGGCCCTCTCCAAGCGGGAGGACGGACGCCAGACGGCAGCGGTGATGGACGATGAGGGCATCCGCATCTATGATCTGGATACGGACGAAGTTTTGCAGGAGTTGAAGTTTTAG
- the ribE gene encoding 6,7-dimethyl-8-ribityllumazine synthase, which translates to MANVLEGYITGKGLKFGIVVARFNEFITSKLLGGALDTLHRHETADEDVDVAWVPGAFEIPVVAKKMAESGKYDAVICLGAVIRGSTTHYDYVCNEVSKGVAQVGMNSGIPTIFGVVTTENIEQAIERAGTKAGNKGSDSAMAAMEMANLLKKIG; encoded by the coding sequence ATGGCAAATGTACTGGAAGGCTATATAACTGGCAAAGGCCTGAAATTCGGCATCGTAGTAGCCCGTTTCAACGAGTTCATCACTTCCAAGCTGCTGGGAGGCGCGCTGGACACCCTGCATCGCCATGAGACGGCTGATGAGGATGTGGACGTGGCCTGGGTGCCGGGAGCATTCGAGATTCCCGTAGTGGCCAAGAAGATGGCTGAGAGCGGCAAGTATGACGCTGTCATCTGCCTGGGTGCGGTTATCCGCGGTTCCACGACTCACTATGATTATGTGTGCAACGAGGTTTCCAAGGGCGTGGCTCAGGTGGGCATGAACAGCGGCATTCCCACCATCTTCGGTGTGGTCACTACCGAGAATATCGAGCAGGCCATCGAGCGTGCCGGCACCAAGGCTGGCAACAAGGGCTCCGACAGCGCCATGGCTGCCATGGAGATGGCCAACCTCTTGAAGAAGATTGGCTAA
- a CDS encoding bifunctional 3,4-dihydroxy-2-butanone-4-phosphate synthase/GTP cyclohydrolase II, with protein MSEQAADYKDKFATVEQAIEDIKHGKMVVVVDDEDRENEGDLIVSAATVTPEDINFMAKFAKGLICTPIDGQRLDELNIGQMVVNNTDNHETAFTVSIDAFDTDTGISAFERCQTIKKLLDPTAKASSFRRPGHVFPLRAVEGGVLRRAGHTEATVDLARLAGFYPAGLCVEIMDDDGHMMRTPRLIEFAAEHGLNIITVKALIEYRKRTETFIQRVADVDFPSKFGHFRIKSYESKLDGKCHLAIVKGDVAGKKDVLVRVHSECLTGDALGSLRCDCGDQLALALKKIEAEGEGVVLYMRQEGRGIGLANKMRAYALQDKGADTVEANVELGFAPDLRDYGIGAQILSDLGLTSIRLMTNNPAKRAGLEGYGLEIVERVPLQVKANKFDKRYLRVKKAKMGHKLSEETLEGK; from the coding sequence ATGTCTGAACAGGCTGCTGATTACAAGGATAAATTTGCCACGGTGGAACAGGCCATCGAGGACATCAAGCATGGCAAGATGGTAGTGGTAGTGGATGATGAGGACAGGGAGAATGAGGGGGACCTCATAGTGTCCGCCGCTACTGTGACTCCCGAGGATATCAACTTCATGGCGAAATTCGCCAAGGGCCTAATATGCACTCCTATTGACGGCCAGCGCCTGGACGAGCTGAACATCGGCCAGATGGTGGTGAACAATACGGACAATCACGAGACGGCTTTCACCGTGTCCATTGATGCCTTTGATACGGATACGGGCATTTCCGCCTTTGAACGCTGCCAGACCATCAAGAAGCTTCTGGACCCCACCGCCAAGGCCTCCAGCTTCCGCCGTCCCGGCCATGTGTTCCCCCTGCGGGCTGTGGAGGGCGGCGTGCTGCGCCGGGCAGGCCACACGGAGGCTACGGTGGACCTGGCAAGGCTGGCAGGCTTCTATCCTGCAGGCCTCTGCGTTGAGATTATGGACGATGACGGCCACATGATGCGCACCCCGCGCCTCATTGAGTTTGCGGCAGAGCACGGGCTGAACATCATCACCGTCAAGGCCCTCATTGAATACCGCAAGCGCACGGAAACCTTTATCCAGCGGGTGGCAGATGTGGATTTCCCCAGCAAGTTCGGCCATTTCCGCATCAAGTCCTACGAAAGCAAGCTGGACGGCAAGTGCCATCTGGCCATCGTCAAGGGAGATGTGGCTGGCAAGAAGGATGTGCTGGTGCGCGTACATTCCGAGTGCCTTACGGGAGATGCCCTGGGCTCCCTGCGCTGCGACTGCGGCGACCAGCTGGCCCTGGCCCTGAAGAAAATCGAGGCTGAGGGCGAGGGCGTTGTGCTCTACATGCGCCAGGAGGGCCGCGGCATCGGCCTGGCCAACAAGATGCGCGCCTATGCCCTGCAGGACAAGGGGGCAGATACGGTGGAGGCCAATGTGGAACTGGGCTTTGCCCCGGATCTCCGGGATTACGGCATCGGTGCCCAGATTCTTTCCGACCTGGGCCTCACCAGCATCCGCCTTATGACTAATAACCCGGCGAAAAGGGCAGGCCTTGAGGGCTACGGTCTGGAAATCGTGGAGCGGGTGCCCCTGCAGGTCAAGGCCAACAAGTTCGACAAGCGCTACCTCAGGGTTAAGAAGGCCAAGATGGGCCACAAGCTTTCGGAAGAGACTTTGGAAGGCAAATAA
- a CDS encoding riboflavin synthase, with product MFTGIIEELGRVDSIGSGRLSIFADKVLEDVQLGDSIAVNGICLTVTSFDKRHFTADVMPETIRRTALRELKKGSPVNLERALTLSSRLGGHIVSGHIDGTGEVESFVSEGNAVLLKVQAAPEILHYIVEKGSVALDGISLTVAAVTETDFTVSLIPHTREVTNLHAKQKGSPINIETDVLGKYVEKLLRGSEAKEKQSGLTREFLLQNGF from the coding sequence TTGTTTACTGGCATTATCGAAGAATTGGGCAGGGTAGACAGCATCGGCTCGGGCCGCCTTTCCATTTTTGCTGACAAGGTGCTGGAGGATGTGCAGTTGGGGGACAGCATTGCCGTCAATGGCATCTGCCTGACGGTCACCAGCTTTGACAAGCGGCACTTCACTGCCGATGTAATGCCTGAGACCATCAGGCGCACGGCCCTGCGGGAGCTGAAGAAGGGCAGTCCAGTGAATCTGGAACGGGCCCTGACTCTTTCCAGCCGCCTGGGAGGCCATATCGTCAGCGGCCATATTGACGGCACCGGGGAAGTGGAGTCCTTTGTCAGTGAGGGCAATGCGGTCCTGCTGAAGGTGCAGGCGGCGCCGGAAATCCTCCATTATATTGTGGAGAAGGGTTCTGTGGCCCTGGATGGCATCAGCCTGACGGTGGCGGCGGTGACGGAGACGGATTTCACCGTGAGCCTTATCCCCCATACCCGTGAGGTGACCAACCTGCACGCCAAGCAGAAGGGCAGCCCCATCAACATCGAGACGGATGTGCTGGGCAAGTATGTGGAAAAACTCCTGCGGGGGAGCGAGGCTAAGGAAAAGCAAAGCGGCCTTACCCGGGAGTTTTTATTGCAGAATGGATTTTGA
- the ribD gene encoding bifunctional diaminohydroxyphosphoribosylaminopyrimidine deaminase/5-amino-6-(5-phosphoribosylamino)uracil reductase RibD, translated as MIYSEVSLVTDEDYMREALRAAENARGRTSPNPLVGAVIVREGRIIATGWHREAGTPHAEIHALRMAGELAKGATLYVTLEPCAHYGRTGPCAKAVAEAGIARVVIALQDPNPKVAGKGIAILEEAGVEVKCGVLAREAARLNEAFLKWIQTGLPLVAMKTAMSLDGKIATFTGASQWITGEAARRRVHEYRDVYDGILAGIGTVLADDPSLTTRLEGGLGKNPVRIIADSMARTPLDSKLLTDGAAPVLIAVTEAAPKERVEALKSAGAEIIVAGPGPQVDMALLMRALGERDITSVFVEGGGTVNFSLLKAGLVDKVYAFVAPKIIGGREAKTPVEGEGFAELSEAAELTRLEAETVGIDVLLTGYVQKEDMPLWLQMDVEES; from the coding sequence ATGATTTATAGCGAGGTGAGTTTGGTGACGGATGAAGATTATATGCGGGAGGCTCTGCGGGCGGCGGAAAACGCCCGGGGACGCACTTCGCCCAATCCCCTGGTGGGGGCGGTGATAGTCCGGGAGGGGCGCATCATTGCCACGGGCTGGCACCGTGAGGCAGGGACGCCTCATGCGGAAATCCATGCCCTGCGCATGGCTGGGGAACTGGCCAAGGGGGCAACGCTCTATGTGACCTTGGAACCATGTGCCCACTATGGCCGCACGGGGCCCTGTGCCAAGGCGGTGGCTGAGGCGGGCATCGCCCGGGTGGTGATAGCCCTGCAGGACCCCAATCCCAAGGTGGCAGGCAAGGGCATTGCCATTCTGGAGGAAGCGGGCGTTGAAGTCAAGTGCGGCGTGCTGGCCAGAGAGGCAGCACGGCTCAATGAAGCTTTCCTGAAATGGATTCAGACGGGGCTGCCGCTGGTGGCCATGAAGACTGCCATGAGCCTGGACGGCAAGATTGCCACCTTTACGGGGGCTTCCCAGTGGATTACCGGAGAGGCGGCGCGCCGCAGGGTGCACGAGTACCGGGATGTATATGACGGCATCCTGGCAGGCATTGGTACGGTGCTGGCTGATGACCCCAGCCTCACCACACGGCTGGAAGGCGGCCTGGGAAAAAATCCCGTGCGGATTATCGCAGACAGCATGGCCCGTACGCCGCTTGATTCCAAGCTTTTGACAGATGGTGCGGCACCTGTCCTTATTGCGGTGACGGAAGCTGCCCCTAAAGAAAGAGTGGAAGCTTTGAAGTCGGCTGGCGCTGAGATAATAGTGGCCGGCCCCGGTCCCCAAGTGGATATGGCTTTGCTCATGAGGGCACTGGGGGAGAGGGACATCACCTCTGTTTTTGTGGAAGGCGGTGGCACAGTAAATTTCTCCCTGCTGAAAGCCGGACTGGTGGACAAGGTTTACGCCTTTGTGGCTCCAAAGATCATTGGGGGCAGGGAGGCCAAGACACCTGTAGAAGGGGAGGGCTTTGCAGAGCTTTCGGAAGCTGCAGAGCTTACCCGCCTGGAGGCCGAGACGGTGGGCATAGATGTGCTGCTCACCGGCTATGTGCAGAAGGAAGATATGCCCCTGTGGCTGCAGATGGACGTGGAAGAAAGCTGA
- a CDS encoding YifB family Mg chelatase-like AAA ATPase, translating into MFARTFGAATLGVDGVIITTEVDASSGLPGMDIVGLPDAAVKESKERVRTAIRNTGIKLRQERVTINLAPADLKKDSSGLDLPIAVGLLTAYGTVTQESVEKSLFTAELSLEGKCRGVKGVLPMAVKAREAGFENIFVAEENAEEALLVDGLTVYALSDLGQLVRYLNGQEALEPARPQPEERADRDFADDFADVQGQYQAKRALEIAAAGGHNVLMVGVPGAGKTMLARRMSSILPEMTREEALEVTKIYSIAGLLSGKGLVKERPFRSPHHTSSMTALIGGGSVPKPGEVTLAHHGVLFLDELPEFSKKTLEVLREPIEDRQITISRVHASLTFPSSFILIAAANPCPCGWAGDKEKDCRCTPAEIKRYNQKISGPLLDRIDIHIRVPRVKYEELSSRKRAESSSQIRKRVLAAREVQLKRLGAYHLFCNAQMNHALLQKLCNLEPQAQKLLEQAFKSLNLSARSYDRIVKVARTIADLSGAENIEAGHIAEAIQLRNDSDSEF; encoded by the coding sequence TTGTTTGCCAGAACATTCGGAGCGGCTACCCTGGGGGTGGATGGGGTGATCATCACCACGGAGGTTGATGCAAGCTCCGGCCTGCCGGGCATGGATATAGTGGGCTTGCCGGATGCAGCGGTGAAGGAATCAAAGGAACGTGTGCGCACCGCTATCCGCAATACGGGCATCAAGCTGCGGCAGGAGCGGGTCACCATCAACCTTGCCCCGGCAGATCTGAAGAAGGATAGCTCAGGTCTTGATCTGCCCATCGCTGTGGGACTTTTGACGGCCTATGGGACTGTCACCCAGGAAAGTGTGGAGAAGAGCCTTTTTACAGCGGAACTTTCTTTGGAAGGGAAGTGCCGTGGAGTAAAGGGTGTCCTGCCTATGGCGGTGAAAGCCAGGGAGGCGGGCTTTGAAAATATCTTTGTGGCAGAAGAAAATGCAGAAGAAGCTTTGCTGGTAGATGGACTGACGGTGTATGCCCTGAGTGATTTGGGCCAGCTGGTGCGCTACCTGAATGGCCAGGAGGCGCTGGAGCCGGCCAGGCCTCAGCCAGAGGAAAGGGCAGACCGGGATTTTGCGGATGATTTCGCCGATGTGCAGGGGCAGTATCAGGCCAAGCGGGCACTGGAAATCGCTGCTGCAGGAGGCCACAATGTGCTCATGGTGGGGGTGCCGGGTGCAGGCAAGACTATGCTGGCACGGCGTATGAGTTCTATCCTGCCGGAGATGACCAGGGAAGAAGCGTTGGAAGTGACGAAAATCTACAGCATAGCCGGGCTGCTCTCGGGCAAGGGTCTGGTGAAGGAGAGGCCTTTCCGCAGTCCTCATCATACCAGTTCCATGACGGCCCTGATTGGCGGCGGCAGCGTGCCGAAGCCAGGAGAGGTGACGCTGGCTCATCATGGCGTGCTCTTCCTGGATGAGCTGCCAGAGTTCAGCAAGAAGACTCTTGAAGTGCTGCGCGAGCCCATAGAAGACAGGCAGATCACCATTTCCAGGGTTCATGCCTCCCTGACCTTTCCCTCTAGTTTCATCCTGATCGCAGCTGCGAATCCCTGCCCTTGTGGCTGGGCTGGGGACAAAGAAAAGGACTGCAGGTGCACGCCTGCGGAAATCAAGCGTTACAATCAAAAGATTTCAGGCCCGCTGCTTGACCGCATAGATATCCATATCAGGGTGCCCAGGGTGAAGTATGAGGAGCTTTCTTCCAGGAAGCGGGCGGAATCTTCCAGCCAGATACGCAAGAGGGTCTTGGCGGCCAGAGAGGTACAGCTGAAGCGTTTGGGAGCGTACCATCTGTTCTGCAACGCCCAGATGAATCATGCTCTTTTGCAAAAGCTTTGCAACCTGGAACCTCAGGCGCAGAAGCTTCTTGAGCAGGCTTTCAAAAGCCTGAACCTGTCTGCCAGGTCATATGACCGCATTGTGAAGGTGGCCAGGACGATAGCTGATCTGTCCGGGGCGGAAAATATAGAGGCCGGTCATATAGCCGAAGCCATACAGCTCAGGAATGACAGCGACAGTGAGTTTTAA
- a CDS encoding YraN family protein: protein MDNKSLGSRGEEAAALYLKRHGYEILERNFRVPAGEIDIVAGIGDILVFAEVKTRRSGKCGQPAQAVGYRKQQKIIMTAKWYLRQRHLEECPCRFDVLEVYAHGETCHIRHLTGAFEA from the coding sequence ATGGATAACAAGAGCCTGGGGAGCCGCGGCGAGGAAGCTGCGGCTCTCTATCTGAAGCGTCACGGCTATGAGATACTTGAGCGGAATTTCAGAGTGCCCGCAGGGGAGATTGACATTGTGGCGGGCATAGGGGATATCCTTGTCTTTGCAGAGGTGAAGACCCGCCGCTCAGGGAAATGCGGCCAGCCTGCCCAGGCTGTGGGCTATCGCAAGCAGCAGAAGATCATCATGACAGCAAAATGGTATTTGAGGCAGAGGCATCTGGAAGAGTGCCCCTGCCGTTTTGACGTGCTGGAAGTCTATGCTCATGGCGAGACCTGCCATATCAGGCATTTGACGGGAGCCTTTGAAGCGTAG
- a CDS encoding EscU/YscU/HrcU family type III secretion system export apparatus switch protein: MPRRGSRPIEEPETDPNAEAKAVALRYDMERDRAPKVVAKGRGYVAENIMAAAQRAAVPVYQNKTLVNMLMALDIDREIPPELYRAIAEVMAYVYRIDKHAGERRKKNNQR; encoded by the coding sequence ATGCCCAGGAGGGGGAGCCGTCCCATAGAGGAGCCGGAAACCGATCCTAATGCAGAAGCCAAAGCGGTGGCTCTGCGCTACGATATGGAAAGGGACAGGGCCCCCAAGGTGGTGGCCAAGGGCAGGGGCTATGTGGCGGAAAATATCATGGCGGCGGCTCAAAGGGCTGCTGTGCCGGTATATCAGAACAAGACCCTGGTGAATATGCTGATGGCGCTGGATATAGACAGGGAGATACCCCCGGAGCTCTATCGGGCCATTGCAGAGGTCATGGCTTATGTCTACCGCATAGACAAGCACGCCGGGGAGCGTCGCAAGAAAAACAACCAGAGGTAG
- a CDS encoding ribonuclease HII produces MTIKDIERLFAEGPVTEELLEACRQDSRKAAGTILRRYERAQKEKERLLSLYDFERQAWAEGMEIVAGVDEAGRGPLAGPVSVAAVILPHELELPHLNDSKKLSPERREELFAEIQEKAIAVSSVLVDARTIDRVNIYQATLNGMYEAIFGLSPEPQQVLVDAVPLAALPMPSRSIIKGDAKSASIAAASIIAKVTRDRLMDEYDKQYPEYGFVSHKGYGTAQHIEALRKYGPCPIHRMSFEPIKSMFEQNQPL; encoded by the coding sequence ATGACGATAAAAGATATTGAGAGGCTTTTTGCGGAAGGTCCTGTGACGGAGGAATTGCTGGAAGCCTGCCGCCAGGACAGCCGCAAGGCAGCAGGCACCATCCTGCGCCGCTATGAAAGAGCACAGAAGGAAAAGGAAAGGCTCCTTTCCCTCTATGATTTCGAGCGCCAGGCCTGGGCAGAAGGCATGGAGATAGTGGCGGGCGTGGATGAGGCAGGCCGTGGCCCCCTGGCAGGGCCTGTGTCTGTGGCGGCAGTGATCCTGCCCCATGAACTGGAGCTGCCCCATCTCAATGATTCCAAGAAGCTCTCCCCTGAGCGGAGGGAGGAACTTTTCGCAGAGATTCAGGAAAAGGCTATAGCCGTGAGCAGCGTGCTGGTGGATGCCAGGACCATCGACAGGGTGAATATCTATCAGGCCACCCTCAACGGCATGTATGAGGCTATCTTCGGCCTCAGCCCGGAGCCCCAGCAGGTGCTGGTGGATGCGGTGCCCCTGGCGGCCCTGCCCATGCCCTCCCGCTCCATCATCAAGGGTGATGCCAAGTCCGCCTCCATTGCGGCGGCTTCTATCATCGCTAAGGTCACCCGTGACCGGCTGATGGACGAATACGACAAGCAGTATCCGGAGTACGGCTTTGTAAGCCACAAGGGCTATGGCACAGCCCAGCATATAGAGGCTCTGAGGAAATACGGCCCCTGTCCCATACACAGAATGTCTTTTGAACCTATAAAATCCATGTTTGAACAGAATCAGCCTTTGTGA